Proteins encoded within one genomic window of Streptomyces sp. NBC_00523:
- a CDS encoding tetratricopeptide repeat protein, whose product MSDSYYEFGTAAERWERAGFFFDAKEYTTAARILDGLVAEVPEQVAPRLLLARAYYHSASLGRAETELRAVLERDPVEHYARLMLGRTLERQGRQSEADTQLRLAAALSGDLGSA is encoded by the coding sequence ATGAGCGACAGCTACTACGAGTTCGGCACCGCCGCCGAGCGCTGGGAGCGCGCGGGGTTCTTCTTCGACGCGAAGGAGTACACGACCGCGGCCCGCATCCTGGACGGACTCGTCGCGGAGGTCCCGGAGCAGGTCGCGCCCCGGCTGCTGCTGGCCCGCGCCTACTACCACTCGGCGAGCCTCGGGCGGGCCGAGACGGAGCTCCGTGCGGTTCTGGAGCGCGACCCGGTGGAGCACTACGCCCGCCTGATGCTCGGCCGGACCCTGGAGCGCCAGGGGCGGCAGAGCGAGGCGGACACGCAGCTCCGGCTGGCCGCCGCGCTGTCCGGTGACCTGGGGTCCGCGTAG
- a CDS encoding TetR/AcrR family transcriptional regulator: MATTHGHVPARRPRRTDARLNRERLIATAQEVFAEAGPEASLNEVARRAGVGPGTLYRHFPNRSALLTAVLEGRIETLCELAATLSSSEPADDALTQWLRAFLVHARLNQGLAGALMVEEPVALGLDCHQLILDTAAGLLAQAQRRGTARADLTADDLIHLVVGIALSTARSHDAQQPDRLLALMLDATYGTPRNE, from the coding sequence ATGGCGACCACACACGGGCACGTCCCCGCGCGACGACCGCGGCGTACCGATGCGCGACTCAACCGGGAACGCCTCATCGCCACAGCGCAGGAAGTATTTGCCGAAGCCGGACCGGAGGCGTCTCTCAACGAGGTCGCCCGCCGCGCCGGCGTCGGCCCGGGCACCTTGTACCGTCACTTCCCGAACCGCTCCGCCCTGCTGACCGCGGTCCTCGAAGGCCGGATCGAGACGCTGTGCGAGCTCGCCGCGACGCTGTCCTCGTCGGAACCCGCCGACGACGCGCTGACGCAATGGCTGCGCGCGTTCCTCGTTCATGCCAGGCTCAATCAAGGCCTGGCGGGCGCGTTGATGGTCGAGGAGCCGGTCGCGCTGGGGCTCGACTGCCATCAGCTGATCCTGGACACCGCAGCCGGTCTTCTTGCCCAGGCTCAGCGGCGGGGCACGGCACGCGCCGACCTGACCGCCGACGACCTGATCCACCTTGTCGTCGGGATCGCGCTGTCCACAGCTCGCAGCCACGACGCGCAACAGCCCGACCGGCTGCTCGCTCTGATGCTTGACGCCACGTACGGGACACCTCGGAACGAGTGA
- a CDS encoding glycoside hydrolase family 16 protein, with protein sequence MNSPHRARRLLVPALSVLALVATTSGLASGAPRQPETVSAAATSFSDEFDGPAGSAVDGSKWQIETGDNVDNHERQYYTSGNNNAALDGQGHLVITARKENPSNYQCWYGTCEYTSARLNTSGKFTQTYGHVEARMKIPRGQGMWPAFWMLGDDIGQVGWPNSGEIDVMENVGFEPSTVHGTLHGPGYSGSGGIGAGYTLPDGQAFADDFHTFAVDWAPDSVTWSVDGNVYQHRTPADTNGNAWAFNKPFFLILNLAVGGYWPGDPDGNTAFPSELVVDHVRVTTSDSAPPA encoded by the coding sequence ATGAACTCCCCCCACCGGGCCAGGCGTCTCCTGGTCCCCGCTCTCTCCGTACTCGCCCTGGTCGCCACCACGTCCGGCCTGGCGTCGGGCGCCCCCAGGCAGCCGGAAACGGTCTCCGCCGCCGCGACGTCGTTCTCGGACGAGTTCGACGGTCCGGCCGGTTCGGCCGTGGACGGCAGCAAGTGGCAGATCGAGACCGGCGACAACGTCGACAACCACGAACGGCAGTACTACACCTCCGGCAACAACAACGCCGCGCTCGACGGCCAGGGCCATCTGGTCATCACCGCGCGCAAGGAGAACCCCTCCAACTACCAGTGCTGGTACGGCACCTGCGAGTACACCTCCGCGAGGCTGAACACCTCCGGCAAGTTCACGCAGACCTATGGCCACGTCGAGGCTCGTATGAAGATCCCGCGCGGCCAGGGCATGTGGCCCGCCTTCTGGATGCTCGGTGACGACATCGGACAGGTCGGGTGGCCCAACTCCGGTGAGATCGACGTCATGGAGAACGTCGGCTTCGAACCCTCCACCGTGCACGGCACCCTGCACGGGCCCGGCTACTCCGGCTCCGGCGGCATCGGGGCCGGCTACACCCTGCCCGACGGCCAGGCCTTCGCCGACGACTTCCACACCTTCGCCGTCGACTGGGCCCCCGACTCCGTCACCTGGTCGGTCGACGGAAACGTCTACCAGCACCGCACCCCGGCCGACACGAACGGCAACGCCTGGGCGTTCAACAAGCCGTTCTTCCTCATCCTCAACCTGGCGGTCGGCGGCTACTGGCCCGGCGACCCCGACGGCAACACCGCCTTCCCCAGCGAACTCGTGGTCGACCACGTGCGCGTCACCACGAGCGACAGCGCACCTCCGGCCTGA
- a CDS encoding GNAT family N-acetyltransferase: protein MTDLETPRLVLHPMTPAEAERVAAGSPPAGARWAPGYPSPGERGAAARHLATCLATGDPSPFGSYEIRLRADGVVIGGIGFHAAPDERRSVTIGYGLVESARGQGYASEALRALLRFAREQGVVRVRGDADTGNIASQRVMTAAGMRRVDEDASLKYYLAEWTA from the coding sequence ATGACCGACCTTGAAACGCCGCGCTTGGTCCTGCACCCGATGACCCCCGCCGAAGCCGAGCGCGTCGCGGCAGGTTCGCCGCCGGCCGGGGCGCGCTGGGCTCCCGGCTACCCCTCCCCCGGTGAGCGGGGAGCCGCCGCGCGCCACCTCGCGACCTGCCTGGCCACCGGTGATCCCAGCCCCTTCGGTTCGTACGAGATACGGCTCCGCGCCGACGGTGTGGTCATCGGCGGCATCGGCTTCCACGCCGCGCCGGACGAGCGGCGCAGCGTGACGATCGGCTACGGGTTGGTGGAGTCGGCGCGCGGACAGGGTTACGCCTCCGAGGCGCTTCGGGCGCTGCTGCGTTTCGCCCGGGAACAGGGCGTCGTCCGGGTGCGCGGGGACGCCGACACCGGCAACATCGCCTCGCAGCGCGTCATGACGGCGGCCGGGATGCGCCGGGTGGACGAGGACGCCTCGCTGAAGTACTACCTGGCCGAGTGGACGGCGTAG
- a CDS encoding histidine phosphatase family protein, whose protein sequence is MLISPAMNAALREARFAGDAALDASGVRAARLAAPHVPDADRLVHGPSERCARTAEALGLRSVTETAVRDWELGRWSGARLDEVGAREPEGVAAWLGDPSAAPHGGESLLGLCARAGAWLDSLTGEGRVLAVAEPSLVRAAVVHALGLPPQVFWRLDVAPLTLTELSGRSGRWNLRVGRALADREGGGEGDRGAP, encoded by the coding sequence ATGTTGATCTCACCGGCGATGAACGCGGCACTGCGCGAGGCCCGGTTCGCCGGCGACGCCGCGCTCGACGCGTCCGGCGTGCGGGCGGCCCGGCTGGCCGCGCCCCACGTCCCGGACGCGGACCGGCTGGTGCACGGGCCGTCCGAGCGGTGCGCCCGGACGGCGGAGGCGCTGGGGCTGCGCTCGGTGACCGAAACCGCCGTGCGGGACTGGGAGTTGGGGCGCTGGTCGGGTGCCCGACTGGACGAGGTGGGCGCGCGGGAGCCGGAGGGGGTCGCGGCCTGGCTGGGCGACCCGTCGGCCGCCCCGCACGGCGGCGAGTCGCTGCTCGGCCTGTGCGCCAGGGCGGGGGCCTGGCTCGACTCGCTGACCGGTGAGGGCCGGGTGCTGGCGGTCGCCGAACCGTCCCTGGTGCGCGCGGCCGTGGTCCACGCGCTGGGGCTGCCGCCGCAGGTGTTCTGGCGCCTCGACGTCGCCCCGCTCACGCTGACGGAACTGAGCGGGCGCTCCGGGCGCTGGAACCTCCGCGTCGGGCGCGCGCTCGCGGACCGCGAGGGCGGCGGGGAGGGCGACCGGGGTGCGCCCTGA
- a CDS encoding CbtB domain-containing protein, producing MAQTAAPATGASAITPISLKAIAPWAVFFGILMLVLLYFVGAEQGATAVISGEGVHEWVHDGRHLLGFPCH from the coding sequence ATGGCGCAGACTGCTGCCCCCGCCACCGGCGCATCCGCCATCACCCCCATCTCCCTGAAGGCCATTGCCCCTTGGGCGGTCTTCTTCGGCATCCTCATGCTGGTCCTGCTCTACTTCGTCGGCGCCGAGCAGGGCGCCACGGCCGTCATCTCGGGCGAGGGCGTCCACGAGTGGGTCCACGACGGCCGCCACCTCCTCGGCTTCCCCTGCCACTGA
- a CDS encoding pirin family protein, with protein MSNLDRQAVPTVCGGRGFVVAEPVRELLAPRKVRLGESTEVRRLLPNLGRRMVGAWAFVDHYGPDDIADEPGMQVPPHPHMGLQTVSWLHEGEVLHRDSLGSLQTVRPRELGLMTSGRAISHSEESPKQHAALLHGAQLWVALPDAHRFTEPHFQHHSDLPTVTAPGLTATVILGDLDGATSPGTAYTPIVGADLTLTRGAQARLPLDPDFEYAVLSMSGEAEVDGVPVLPGSMLYLGCGRTELPLRAESDAGLMLLGGEPFEEELIMWWNFVGRTQDEIARAREDWMSGDRFGTVHGYDGPPIPAPALPDVGLKPRGRVR; from the coding sequence ATGAGCAATCTCGATCGCCAGGCCGTCCCCACCGTCTGCGGAGGCCGCGGTTTCGTCGTCGCGGAGCCCGTACGTGAACTGCTCGCCCCGCGCAAGGTGCGGCTCGGCGAGTCCACCGAGGTCCGCAGGCTGCTGCCCAACCTGGGCCGCCGGATGGTCGGCGCCTGGGCCTTCGTGGACCACTACGGCCCCGACGACATCGCCGACGAACCCGGGATGCAGGTGCCGCCGCACCCGCACATGGGCCTCCAGACCGTCAGCTGGCTGCACGAGGGCGAGGTCCTGCACCGCGACAGCCTCGGCAGCCTCCAGACGGTCCGCCCGCGCGAACTGGGCCTGATGACCTCCGGCCGCGCGATCAGCCATTCCGAGGAGAGCCCCAAACAGCACGCCGCGCTGCTCCACGGCGCCCAGCTCTGGGTGGCGCTCCCGGACGCGCACCGCTTCACCGAGCCCCATTTCCAGCACCACAGCGACCTGCCCACGGTCACCGCCCCCGGCCTCACGGCCACCGTGATCCTGGGCGACCTCGACGGCGCCACCTCTCCCGGCACCGCGTACACCCCGATCGTGGGCGCCGACCTCACTCTGACCCGGGGCGCGCAGGCCCGGCTCCCCCTGGACCCCGACTTCGAGTACGCCGTGCTCTCGATGTCCGGCGAGGCCGAGGTCGACGGCGTCCCGGTCCTCCCCGGCTCCATGCTCTACCTCGGCTGCGGCCGCACGGAACTCCCGCTCCGCGCGGAGTCCGACGCGGGCCTGATGCTCCTGGGCGGCGAGCCGTTCGAGGAGGAGCTGATCATGTGGTGGAATTTCGTGGGCAGGACCCAGGACGAGATCGCCCGGGCCCGCGAGGACTGGATGTCCGGCGACCGATTCGGCACCGTACACGGCTATGACGGACCGCCGATCCCGGCTCCGGCGTTGCCGGACGTGGGACTGAAGCCGCGGGGGCGGGTGCGGTGA
- a CDS encoding CbtA family protein: MNSISVRALLVRGMLAGLVAGALALLVAYFLGESRVDAAIALEEAAHSAHGHDHGAAEELVSRSMQSTAGLATGVLVFGVAVGGIAALVFCYALGRMGRFGPRATAALIAGAALVSVYLVPFLKYPANPPAVGNPDTIGKRTTLFFLMVALSVLLAVAAVIVGKRLAPRLGNWNATVVAAAGYLLLIALAYVFLPSFNEVGADFPATLLWQFRLATLAVQATLWTTFGLLFGHLTERLLVPRAEALADGRANRTAAAVG; the protein is encoded by the coding sequence ATGAACTCCATATCTGTCAGAGCCCTGCTGGTCCGCGGCATGCTGGCCGGACTGGTCGCGGGCGCGCTCGCGCTGCTCGTCGCCTACTTCCTCGGCGAGTCCAGGGTCGACGCGGCCATCGCGCTCGAAGAGGCCGCGCACAGCGCCCACGGCCACGACCACGGCGCCGCCGAGGAACTCGTCAGCCGCAGCATGCAGTCGACCGCCGGCCTGGCCACCGGTGTGCTCGTCTTCGGCGTCGCGGTCGGCGGTATCGCCGCGCTCGTCTTCTGTTACGCGCTGGGGCGGATGGGCCGGTTCGGCCCGCGCGCCACGGCCGCGCTGATCGCTGGCGCCGCGCTGGTGAGCGTGTACCTCGTGCCGTTCCTGAAGTACCCGGCCAACCCGCCGGCCGTCGGCAACCCCGACACCATCGGCAAACGCACCACGCTGTTCTTCCTGATGGTGGCCCTCAGCGTGCTGCTCGCGGTCGCCGCCGTCATCGTCGGCAAGCGGCTGGCGCCCCGCCTGGGCAACTGGAACGCGACGGTCGTGGCAGCCGCCGGTTACCTGCTGCTGATCGCCCTCGCCTATGTCTTCCTGCCCTCGTTCAACGAGGTCGGAGCGGACTTCCCGGCCACCCTGCTGTGGCAGTTCCGGCTGGCCACGCTCGCGGTGCAGGCCACGCTGTGGACCACCTTCGGCCTGCTCTTCGGCCACCTCACCGAACGCCTGCTGGTGCCGAGGGCCGAGGCGCTCGCGGACGGCCGGGCGAACCGGACCGCCGCCGCCGTGGGCTGA
- a CDS encoding MarR family winged helix-turn-helix transcriptional regulator: protein MSTKKESGSPGDWLTLDEERDWRAYLRMVTAVQGRTARDLAALGLSEPDYEVLSTLSERTDGTSTLHEQATKMGWSRSRLSRHASRMEARDLIRRAPDPADGRGCLLVLTSTGRQTLRDAAPHHVASVRRHFVDRLTPDELAALGHIARKLSKGQ, encoded by the coding sequence ATGTCAACGAAGAAGGAAAGCGGCTCCCCCGGTGACTGGCTCACCCTCGACGAGGAGCGCGACTGGCGGGCGTACCTGCGTATGGTCACCGCCGTCCAGGGCCGCACCGCGCGCGACCTGGCCGCCCTCGGGCTCTCCGAGCCGGACTACGAGGTGCTCAGCACCCTGTCCGAAAGAACGGACGGCACCAGCACGCTGCACGAGCAGGCCACCAAGATGGGCTGGTCGCGCAGTCGCCTGTCCCGGCACGCCTCCCGCATGGAGGCCCGCGACCTCATCCGCCGCGCCCCCGATCCGGCCGATGGCCGAGGCTGCCTGCTCGTCCTCACCTCCACCGGGCGGCAAACACTCCGGGACGCCGCCCCCCACCACGTCGCCTCCGTGCGCCGGCACTTCGTCGACCGCCTCACACCCGACGAGCTCGCCGCCCTCGGCCACATCGCGCGCAAACTGTCGAAGGGGCAGTAG
- a CDS encoding bifunctional NAD(P)H-dependent oxidoreductase/GNAT family N-acetyltransferase gives MTTKTLRVLVLVCSTRPNALGPAVGRWLTDVLAPSSEALGVELVPVSIGDLDLPFLDEEEHPSSGIHRHEHSRRWSRMVDEADGFVVVTPEYNYGMPATLKNALDYLGPEWAWKPVGFVSYGHTSAGTRAVQHAKQVVSTLRLVPLGATVALRIAEATGGNGLEPAPHHADAAQGLLAELVRLAHALNPMREREHPASVQGPLPGSYARRLGPHDAPEVTVLQRCCWTEEALANETLAIPALHESPADIRAWLADWHTMGLWRDGRLLGLVRTRRDGSDLHIGRLAVAPDLRGRGIGRWLLRAAESVEEGCTRIVLSTGAASHRNLSFYRRQGYARVAGLREDGDVNLAKPVRA, from the coding sequence ATGACAACGAAAACTCTGCGCGTCCTCGTGCTGGTCTGCAGCACTCGCCCCAACGCGCTCGGCCCCGCCGTCGGGCGCTGGCTGACGGACGTACTCGCGCCGAGTTCCGAGGCGCTCGGGGTGGAGCTTGTCCCCGTTTCGATCGGCGACCTCGACCTGCCGTTCCTGGACGAGGAGGAGCATCCCTCCAGCGGCATCCATCGCCACGAGCACTCCCGCCGCTGGAGCCGGATGGTCGACGAGGCCGACGGCTTCGTCGTCGTGACGCCCGAGTACAACTACGGCATGCCGGCGACGCTGAAGAACGCCCTGGACTACCTGGGCCCCGAATGGGCCTGGAAGCCGGTCGGCTTCGTCAGCTACGGCCATACCTCGGCCGGCACCCGCGCGGTTCAGCACGCCAAGCAGGTCGTGAGCACCCTGCGACTGGTCCCCCTCGGGGCCACCGTCGCGCTGCGGATCGCGGAGGCGACGGGCGGCAACGGTCTGGAACCCGCTCCCCACCACGCGGACGCGGCGCAGGGGCTGCTGGCGGAACTCGTCCGTCTCGCTCATGCCCTGAACCCGATGCGTGAGCGCGAGCACCCGGCATCCGTCCAGGGACCACTCCCCGGCTCGTACGCACGTCGGCTCGGCCCGCACGACGCCCCCGAAGTCACCGTGCTGCAGCGTTGCTGCTGGACGGAGGAGGCACTCGCCAACGAGACGCTGGCCATCCCCGCACTCCACGAGTCACCCGCCGACATCCGCGCGTGGCTGGCCGACTGGCACACGATGGGCCTGTGGCGCGACGGCCGGCTCCTGGGCCTGGTCCGCACCCGACGCGACGGAAGCGACCTCCACATCGGGCGGCTCGCCGTCGCTCCCGACCTGCGCGGACGCGGTATAGGCCGCTGGCTGCTGCGCGCAGCCGAGTCGGTCGAGGAGGGCTGCACCCGGATCGTCCTGTCCACCGGCGCCGCCAGTCACCGCAACCTCTCCTTCTACCGGCGCCAGGGCTACGCCCGCGTCGCCGGCCTTCGCGAGGACGGCGACGTCAACTTGGCGAAGCCGGTCCGCGCCTGA